Genomic DNA from Mycobacterium stomatepiae:
GTGCTCGTCGGCTCCGAGGCCGCCGGCAAGTCGCAGGGCTTGACCCCGCGGGCGCGTATCGTGGCCACCGCCACCAGCGGCGCTGACGCGACGATCATGCTGACCGGCCCGACCCCGGCCACTCGGAAGGTGCTGGACCGCGCGGGTCTGAGGGTTGAGGACATCGACCTGTTCGAGCTCAACGAGGCGTTCGCCTCGGTGGTGCTGAAATTCCAGAAGGATCTCAACATTCCCGACGAGATTCTCAACGTCAACGGTGGCGCTATCGCGATGGGCCACCCGTTGGGCGCCACCGGCGCCATGATCCTGGGCACCATGGTCGACGAACTGGAGCGCCGCAACGCGCGCCGTGCGCTCGTCACATTGTGCATCGGCGGCGGCATGGGCGTCGCGACCATCATCGAGCGAGTCTGAGGAAAGAGCATGGCAGAGAACACCATTCAGTGGGACAAGGACGCCGACGGCATCGTCACCCTGACGCTGGACGACCCCACTGGGTCGGCCAACGTGATGAACGAGCACTACGCCGAGTCGATGCACAACGCGGTGGAAAAGCTTGTCGCTGAAAAGGATTCGATCACCGGTGTGGTGATCACCAGCGCCAAGAAAACCTTCTTCGCCGGCGGTGACCTCAAGGGCATGATCAAACTCGGGCCCGAGGATGCCGGCGAGGCATTCGACACCGTCGAGGCGGTCAAGCGCGACCTGCGGGCCCTGGAGACCCTCGGCAAGCCGGTGGTGGCCGCCATCAACGGCGCCGCACTCGGCGGCGGCCTGGAGATCGCGCTCGCGTGTCATCACCGGATCGCCGCCGATGTCAAGGGAAGTCAGCTCGGATTGCCCGAAGTGACGCTGGGGCTGCTGCCCGGTGGCGGCGGGGTGACCCGCACCGTGCGGATGTTCGGCATCCAGAACGCGTTCATGAACATCCTGTCGCAGGGCACCCGGTTCAAGCCGGCGCAAGCCAAGGAGAACGGACTCGTCGACGAGCTGGTCGGCTCGGTCGAGGAGCTGGTGCCCGCGGCCAAGGCATGGATCAAGGCCAACCCGGATTCGCACACCCAGCCGTGGGATGTCAAGGGCTACAAGATGCCCGGCGGCACCCCGTCCAGCCCGGCGCTGGCCGCGATCTTGCCGTCTTTCCCGGCGCTGTTGCGCAAGCAGCTCAAGGGCGCGCCGATGCCGGCGCCCCGGGCGATTCTGGCCGCTGCGGTCGAAGGCGCCCAGGTCGACTTCGACACGGCCAGCCGCATCGAGAGCCGCTACTTCGCTTCTCTGGTCACCGGTCAGGTCGCCAAGAACATGATCCAGGCGTTCTTCTTCGACCTGCAGTACATCAATTCCGGGGGCTCCCGTCCCGACGGCATCGAGCCGGTCAAGATCAACAAGATCGGTGTGCTCGGTGCGGGCATGATGGGCGCGGGCATCGCCTACGTGTCGGCCAAGGCCGGCTACGACGTGGTACTCAAAGACGTCACCATCGAGGCCGCCGCGAAGGGCAAGAACTACTCGGAAAAGCTTGAGGCCAAGGCACTTCAGCGTGGCAAGACCACCGAAGAGAAGAGCAAGGCGCTGCTGGCCCGGATCACGCCGTCCGCCGACCCTGCCGATTTCAAGGGCGTCGACTTCGTGATCGAGGCCGTCTTCGAGAACCAGGACCTCAAGCACAAGGTATTCCAGGAGATCGAGGACATCGTCGAGCCCAACGCGCTGCTCGGGTCGAACACCTCGACCCTGCCGATCACCGGTCTGGCGACCGGCGTGAAGCGGCAAGAGGACTTCATCGGGATCCACTTCTTCTCGCCGGTCGACAAGATGCCGCTGGTCGAAATCATCAAGGGCGAGAAGACTTCTGACGAGGCGCTGGCCCGGGTGTTCGACTACACACTGGCGATCGGCAAGACCCCGATCGTCGTCAACGACAGCCGCGGCTTCTTTACCAGCCGGGTGATCGGCACGTTCGTGAACGAAGCCCTCGCGATGCTCGGTGAGGGCGTGGAGCCCGCCAGCATCGAGCACGCCGGTTCGCAGGCCGGCTACCCGGCGCCGCCGCTGCAGCTGTCCGACGAGCTCAACCTGGAGCTGATGCACAAGATCGCCGTCGCCAGCCGCAAGGGCGTCGAGGACGCGGGCGGCAAGTACGAGCCGCACCCCGCCGAGGCGGTGGTCGAGAAGATGATCGAACTCGGCCGGCCGTCGCGGTTGAAGGGCGCGGGCTTCTACGAGTACGAGGATGGCAAGCGCACCCGCCTGTGGCCGGGCCTGCGCGAGACGTTCAAGTCCGGCTCGTCGCAGCCGCCGCTGCAGGACATGATCGACCGGATGTTGTTCGCCGAGGCGCTGGAAACCCAGAAGTGCCTCGACGAGAACGTGCTGACGTCGACCGCCGACGCCAACATCGGCTCGATCATGGGCATCGGGTTCCCGCCGTACACCGGTGGTAGCGCGCAGTTCATCGTCGGCTACTCCGGCGCGGGCGGTACGGGCAAGGAAGCCTTCGTGGCTCGAGCGCGTGAGCTGGCGGCTAAGTACGCCGACCGCTTCCTGCCGCCGGATTCATTGACCTAGCCCGGTTTTCTGCTTTAGCGCGTGATCTCAGCTACTCTCCGGTCGGGGGTTCGGCACCACCGACCGGAGAGTATGCAGATGCTCGACGTCCCCGACGGCAACGAAGCAGCGCCGGCTCGCGTTCAAGCGCACCAACCGGGTGCTGACCCTGGTCTGGCGTTTGACGTTCGCGGCCAATTCCGCGTTGGCGTTACCCGGAACGGGTGCGGGCACAGCAGGCGGCCGGCGGCTGGGCCTAGCGTCTGGGCGATCCGCACCGAGGCTTAAACCGTTGCGATGCGATATGGCGGGTCGTCGCAATGGATTAGGTGTCGCGGCGCTGAAAGCAGCAGTACCGCGCCGGGGCTTGCTCGCCGTCCATCTCGCGCTCGTTCCGGCGGACACCAGAGTTCAAGGCCGGGGGCGGTAGCCTGCCTCCATGTCCCAGCCGCCGCCGTTCAGCCCGACCGTTGCGCTGCTCACGGTGGGCCGGGTCTGGGAAGCCGCGTTTGGGGAGGCCCTCAAGCCGCTCGGGCTGACCACCCGGAAGTACGGCCTGCTGGGGCATATCCGCGGAACCCCGGGCATCTCGTTCAGTGAGCTGGCGAGGCGGTCTCGCATCACCGTGCAGAGCGCACATGCCGCGGTGGCTACGTTCGTCGCTGCGGGACTTGTCGATGACAGGACCGCGCACGCGGGATCCGCGTCGCAGCTATCGGTGACTGCCGAGGGCGAGGCGCTGCTCGCGCGCGCCGCCGAGGTCGTGACGCGGCTTGACGCGGAGTTCACTGCCCAGCATCCCGAGTTGACCGACGCGTTGCGCGTGTACGTGGCCCGGGCTGTGTCGAGATCCACAACCTTCAGTTAAACTGAAGGTGTGAAATCCCTGTTGCTCTCCGTCCACGTCGTGGCGGGCATCTTATTTGTGGGCCCGGTGGCCGTGGCTACCAGCCTGTTTCCCCGGTACGCGCCAGTGGCGGACTTACCGGTGGGCGGTCAACCAGCGAAGCGGGGCTTCGAGACCGCCCAACTGCTGCACCGCATCACCCGCGTATACGGAACGCTGGCGCTCCTAGTCCCAATCGTCGGCCTCACACTCGCCATCGTTCAGGGGCGCGTGACC
This window encodes:
- a CDS encoding 3-hydroxyacyl-CoA dehydrogenase NAD-binding domain-containing protein, translated to MAENTIQWDKDADGIVTLTLDDPTGSANVMNEHYAESMHNAVEKLVAEKDSITGVVITSAKKTFFAGGDLKGMIKLGPEDAGEAFDTVEAVKRDLRALETLGKPVVAAINGAALGGGLEIALACHHRIAADVKGSQLGLPEVTLGLLPGGGGVTRTVRMFGIQNAFMNILSQGTRFKPAQAKENGLVDELVGSVEELVPAAKAWIKANPDSHTQPWDVKGYKMPGGTPSSPALAAILPSFPALLRKQLKGAPMPAPRAILAAAVEGAQVDFDTASRIESRYFASLVTGQVAKNMIQAFFFDLQYINSGGSRPDGIEPVKINKIGVLGAGMMGAGIAYVSAKAGYDVVLKDVTIEAAAKGKNYSEKLEAKALQRGKTTEEKSKALLARITPSADPADFKGVDFVIEAVFENQDLKHKVFQEIEDIVEPNALLGSNTSTLPITGLATGVKRQEDFIGIHFFSPVDKMPLVEIIKGEKTSDEALARVFDYTLAIGKTPIVVNDSRGFFTSRVIGTFVNEALAMLGEGVEPASIEHAGSQAGYPAPPLQLSDELNLELMHKIAVASRKGVEDAGGKYEPHPAEAVVEKMIELGRPSRLKGAGFYEYEDGKRTRLWPGLRETFKSGSSQPPLQDMIDRMLFAEALETQKCLDENVLTSTADANIGSIMGIGFPPYTGGSAQFIVGYSGAGGTGKEAFVARARELAAKYADRFLPPDSLT
- a CDS encoding MarR family winged helix-turn-helix transcriptional regulator encodes the protein MSQPPPFSPTVALLTVGRVWEAAFGEALKPLGLTTRKYGLLGHIRGTPGISFSELARRSRITVQSAHAAVATFVAAGLVDDRTAHAGSASQLSVTAEGEALLARAAEVVTRLDAEFTAQHPELTDALRVYVARAVSRSTTFS